A window of Microbispora hainanensis genomic DNA:
CCTTCTATAGGTGTCCCGTCCGCGAGGCGTCCGGCCCGCAGCGCCTTGACCATCGCCTCGAAGGCGTCGCGTACGACGTTGGCCTTGGCGGCGGACTTGTCGTTGTCGGTGAACTCGTGGACGATCGTCCAGCCGAGCCGCCCGGCGGTCTCTCGGTTGACCTTGTGCTGATCCTGTACGCCGTGCTCGTCTCCACGGCCGTCGGACGAGATGCGCGCGTACGAGACGACAGGGACAACCTCTGGCATGGGGGCCTCCTCGAAGTTTGCACTCCGAGGAAGGTTCTAACCGTAGATGCCCCACTGGATGAAGTAGGCCACCCGCTTGTAGCGGTCTCCGTCGCCGGTGGTGGCCTGGGCCGCTGACGGCGCTAATCCGGCCGCCAGGGTGGCGGCGACCGCCGCGGCGAGAGTCCTTCTCATGAGCACGCCGGCCTCCAAAGCGCTTTTTATAGGAAAGTTTCCTGTAAATTGCCGCGATCGTAGACCGGGGTGATCGGGGCGTCAATGGCAGCGTCCGAGTGCGGCGGGCCGGCGCCACGCACGCGATCATGCCGCCACACGCGCGACCGTGCTGCCACGCGTGCGACGGCGCCTCGCGCGCGACCACGGCGTCGTACGCACTTAGTTCGGGCGCTGCCATGCGAACGGTGACGGGGTCACGGATGCATGAGAAGCAGGGGGTCGCAGGTGTCGCTTCCATCCGCCTTGGACGTCCCCGGTTTCTCCAGGCTCCTCTCGCTGTTGACGATGTAGTAGCCGCCGAAGGGCCGAGGTATCACGATCAGCGTCTGGAGGTACATGATCGCCTGAGCCTTGGCGATGGTCCCTCCGTGCGGCGTGTGGACCAGCATGCTCCTGAGCATGGCGAAGAGATTGTCGTGGGTGAATCCCCCCCAGATGAGCACGCGGTAGGTGTGTTGGATGTTCGTGTGGTGCTGCTCGCTGTAGCCGGTGATCGACACGCGCGTGTCCGCCCAATTCTCTACGGTTCTGGCGGCCAGCTTGTCCTGGGCGACGAGGTCGTTATAGGACTCCGGGCGCGCCCGCGCCATGTGGATGTGCAACTGGTCGAGCTGTCTCGCCGGCCTCGAATTGATCCCCAATCCCACCGGGGCGGGAACCTCGGTGGGCTGCTGGGTGGCGCAGTAGTCGGCGGCGCTCCAATAATTCGGTGCGGTGCTGCAGCAGATCCACGGACACTCGATGCCGTTGATCCGCTTGGTGGGGATGAGGAGGTAGTTGACGTACTTCTTCTTGCTCGGGTTGCCCTTCATCACCACGAAGTCTGGGTGGTTCTGCAGGCAGGTGCCTTTTTTGAAGCAGTCCTGACTTTTTGTCCAGAGGGGCTCCTTACTGTGGGGATTGCCGCAATCATTTTCGTCGGGGTCTGGGCCGCATGTCGGTGAAGGCGCGGAGAGCGCGTGCCCGGCGCCGGCGAGAATGCTCGCGCCTGTGAGTATGGTGGCGCCCGCCATACTGGAGAACTGGATGAACCGGCGCCGCGTCAGCTCGCTCGCCTCGTCGTTTTCATGCATGACTACCCCCGACAACCCGCATCTGTTGCTATTTGCCGCGATCTTCGCGCGCCTTGCGGTTCAGGCCGTACGCGAGACCGGAAACGGCGTCGTCAGTGAAAGATCGACGCACTCGGCGAGGTTGATCCCCCCTCTGGTGGCCGGTAAAAGCCCCTGGCGCAGGCTTGATTTTCCGTAGGAAAGATCGGAACACTTCCCCGGGGGGTCGAGAGAATCTCCTGGCGCGCGGCGAACGGACCCGGAAATCTCGGCCGGGCGAATGCTCATAAGAGATATTCCGGCATCGCATATCGTGCGATATTCGGGCGAGAGCGAAAAACCGGCAGTGATACCAGACCGGGCGTCGAGGGCAGGGGGCGAGTGGCGGCAGACTGGAGAGTGTGCCTTCCGTGCTTCCCGACGGCGATCCCGTCCCCCCGAGCGGCGAGCTGCCGTCCGAGGCCCTCGACGGGCTCGGCTCCCGTCCGTTCGGCTTCTACGTCCACGTCCCGTTCTGCGCGACGCGCTGCGGCTACTGCGACTTCAACACCTACACGGCGTCCGAGCTGGGGCCCGGCGCATCACAGCGCGACTACGCCGCCACCGCGGTCGAGGAGATACGGCTGGCCCGGCGCGTGCTGGGAGACGCCGCGCCGCCCGTTGAGACCGTCTTCTTCGGCGGCGGCACGCCGACCCTGCTGCCCGCCGCCGACCTCGTACGGATCCTGGACGCCATCGGCGAGGAGTTCGGCCTGCGGCCCGGCGCCGAGGTGACGACCGAGGCCAACCCCGAGTCCGTCGACCCGGCCTACCTGAAGGAGCTGCGGGCGGGCGGGTTCACCCGGATGAGCTTCGGCATGCAGAGCGCGGGCGAGCACGTCCTCGCCGTCCTCGACCGGCGGCACACCCCCGGCCGGCCCGCCGAGGCCGTACGAGAGGCCCGCGACGCCGGGTTCGAGCACGTCAACCTCGACCTCATCTACGGCACGCCGGGGGAGAGCGACGACGACTGGAGGGCCTCCCTGGAGGCCGCGCTGGCCGCCGGGCCCGACCACGTCTCGGCGTACTCCCTGATCGTCGAGGACGGCACCCGGCTCGCCGCACGCATCCGGCGCGGCGAGCTGCCGATGCCGGACGACGACGTGGCGGCCGACCGCTACCTGATCGCCGAGGAGATGCTGACGGCCGCGGGCCTGAGCTGGTACGAGATCTCCAACTGGGCGGCGGGAGACGAGGCGCGCTGCCGCCACAACCTGCTCTACTGGACCGGCGGCGACTGGTGGGGGGCCGGGCCGGGGGCGCACAGCCACGTCGGCGGCACCCGCTGGTGGAACGTCAAGCATCCGGCGGCGTACGCCGCCCGGCTGGCGGCCGGGACCTCGCCCGCGCACGCCCGCGAGGTGCTGTCGGCGGAGGACAGGGCCGTCGAAAGGGTCATGCTGGAGCTGCGCCTCGCCTCGGGTCTCCCGCTGGCCGACCTCGCCCCCCAGGCGCGTACGGCGTGCGCGCGGGCACTGGCGGACGGACTGCTGGAGGTGGAGGCGTTCAAGGCGGGCCAGGCCGTGCTCACGCTGCGCGGCAGGCTGCTCGCCGACGCGGTGGTCCGGGACCTCACCCCTTAGATCCGGGATCTCACCCCTTAAACGGGGGCGGTGACGAAGTCGATCAGTTCTTCCACACGGCCGAGGAGCTCGGGCTCCAGGTCGGCGTAGGTCGTGACCCGGCTCAGGATGTGCCGCCACGCCTCCTGGGGGTCCATCCGCCAGCCGAGGGCGGCGATCACGCCCTCCTTCCAGGGCACGCCGCGCGGCACGTCCGGCCAGGCGGGGATGCCGAGCGCCCGGGGCTTGACCGCCTGCCAGATGTCCACGAACGGATGCCCGACGACGAGCACGTCGTCCCCGGACACCCGGGCGGCGATGCGGCTCTCCTTCGAGCCGGGCACCAGGTGGTCGACGAGCACGCCGAGCCGCCTGCCCGGCTCGGGGCCGAACTCCTCGACGATGGCAGGGAGGTCGTCCACCCCTTCGAGGAACTCGACGACGACCCCCTCCACCCGCAGGTCGTGTCCCCAGATCTTCTCCACCAGCGAGGCGTCGTGGACGCCCTCGACGTAGATGCGGCTCCCCTTGGCGACCTGCGCGCGCAGGCCCTCGACCGCGATCGACCCGGAGGCGCTCCGCAGCGGGCCCTTGGGGCCGGCCTGGGGCCGCACCAGCGTCACCGGTTTGCCTTCGAGGAGGAACCCGGCGGGCGTCAGCGGGAACACCCGCCTGCGGCCGAACCGGTCCTCCAGCGTCACGGCCTCCTTGTCGCAGGCCACCACGGCGCCGCAGAAGCGGCCCTCGGCGTCCTCCACCACGAGGTCGGGCTCTGCCGGGACCTCGGGGATCTGCCCCCGCCGTGGCCGCCGCCAGTCTCCGGAAAGCACGTCCCGCCCGTACATGCGGGGAACGCTAGCAAATCACGCCCTGCGGCGGCGGGCCGCGGAGCGGCGCGCGAGTACGACGATCGTCACGATCGGCGCGGCCAGGAAGCCGGCACGACCGGCAGGACGGCGAAGAGCACCCAGGGACCCACAGCAGCGCGGGGCCGGATCGGCCGGGGAGCGGCGTACGGCGGGGGAAACGGGTGCGGCAGCCACAGGGGCGCGCCGGGCCGTGCCGGGGGCATCATGGGC
This region includes:
- a CDS encoding DUF3097 domain-containing protein, whose product is MYGRDVLSGDWRRPRRGQIPEVPAEPDLVVEDAEGRFCGAVVACDKEAVTLEDRFGRRRVFPLTPAGFLLEGKPVTLVRPQAGPKGPLRSASGSIAVEGLRAQVAKGSRIYVEGVHDASLVEKIWGHDLRVEGVVVEFLEGVDDLPAIVEEFGPEPGRRLGVLVDHLVPGSKESRIAARVSGDDVLVVGHPFVDIWQAVKPRALGIPAWPDVPRGVPWKEGVIAALGWRMDPQEAWRHILSRVTTYADLEPELLGRVEELIDFVTAPV
- a CDS encoding CDP-diacylglycerol diphosphatase; translation: MHENDEASELTRRRFIQFSSMAGATILTGASILAGAGHALSAPSPTCGPDPDENDCGNPHSKEPLWTKSQDCFKKGTCLQNHPDFVVMKGNPSKKKYVNYLLIPTKRINGIECPWICCSTAPNYWSAADYCATQQPTEVPAPVGLGINSRPARQLDQLHIHMARARPESYNDLVAQDKLAARTVENWADTRVSITGYSEQHHTNIQHTYRVLIWGGFTHDNLFAMLRSMLVHTPHGGTIAKAQAIMYLQTLIVIPRPFGGYYIVNSERSLEKPGTSKADGSDTCDPLLLMHP
- the hemW gene encoding radical SAM family heme chaperone HemW — protein: MPSVLPDGDPVPPSGELPSEALDGLGSRPFGFYVHVPFCATRCGYCDFNTYTASELGPGASQRDYAATAVEEIRLARRVLGDAAPPVETVFFGGGTPTLLPAADLVRILDAIGEEFGLRPGAEVTTEANPESVDPAYLKELRAGGFTRMSFGMQSAGEHVLAVLDRRHTPGRPAEAVREARDAGFEHVNLDLIYGTPGESDDDWRASLEAALAAGPDHVSAYSLIVEDGTRLAARIRRGELPMPDDDVAADRYLIAEEMLTAAGLSWYEISNWAAGDEARCRHNLLYWTGGDWWGAGPGAHSHVGGTRWWNVKHPAAYAARLAAGTSPAHAREVLSAEDRAVERVMLELRLASGLPLADLAPQARTACARALADGLLEVEAFKAGQAVLTLRGRLLADAVVRDLTP
- a CDS encoding recombinase family protein — protein: MPEVVPVVSYARISSDGRGDEHGVQDQHKVNRETAGRLGWTIVHEFTDNDKSAAKANVVRDAFEAMVKALRAGRLADGTPIEGVVIVAEDRLARRPGDYERFVEAFTYRDGRVFADGTVRSSV